The Ovis canadensis isolate MfBH-ARS-UI-01 breed Bighorn chromosome 18, ARS-UI_OviCan_v2, whole genome shotgun sequence genome has a segment encoding these proteins:
- the LGMN gene encoding legumain isoform X2, with product MIWEVTVLLSLVLGIAAVPLEDPEDGGKHWVVIVAGSQGWDNYRHQADACHAYQIVHRNGIPDEQVIVMMYDDIADSHQNPTPGIVINRPNGSDVYHGVPKDYTGENVTPENFLAVLRGDAEAVKGIGSGKVLKSGPKDHVFVYFTDHGATGILVFPDEELHVEDLNKTIRYMYEHKRYQKMVFYIEACESGSMMNHLPPDINVYATTAASPTEFSFACYYDDERATFLGDWYSVNWMEDSDVEDLTKETLHKQYQVVKSHTNTSHVMQYGNKSISAMKLMQFQGLKHKASSPISLPPVSRLDLTPSPEVPLSIMKRKLMSTNDVQEARRLVQKIDRLLEAMNIIEKSVREIVTLVSGSATKVDRLLSQRAPLTNHACYQKAVSHFRSHCFNWHNPTYEYALRRLYVLVNLCENPYPIDRIKLSMNKVCHGYY from the exons atgatttgggaaGTCACTGTGTTGCTCAGCTTGGTCCTGGGAATTGCTGCTGTTCCCCTGGAGGACCCTGAGGATGGAGGCAAGCACTGGGTGGTGATTGTCGCAGGATCACAGGGCTGGGATAATTACAGGCACCAG GCAGATGCATGCCACGCCTACCAGATCGTTCACCGAAACGGGATCCCTGATGAGCAGGTCATCGTGATGATGTATGACGACATCGCCGACTCCCACCA GAATCCCACCCCAGGAATTGTGATCAACAGGCCCAACGGCTCAGACGTGTACCACGGGGTGCCGAAGGACTACACGGGCGAG AATGTCACCCCGGAGAATTTCCTTGCTGTGTTGAGAGGTGATGCAGAAGCAGTGAAGGGCATAGGATCTGGAAAGGTCTTAAAGAG TGGCCCCAAGGACCACGTGTTCGTTTACTTCACGGATCATGGAGCCACTGGGATACTGGTGTTTCCTGACGAAGAA CTTCATGTAGAGGACCTAAATAAGACCATCCGTTACATGTACGAACACAAGAGGTACCAAAAG ATGGTGTTCTACATTGAAGCCTGTGAGTCTGGGTCCATGATGAACCACCTGCCACCCGACATCAATG TTTATGCAACTACGGCTGCCAGCCCCACGGAGTTTTCCTTCGCCTGTTACTACGATGACGAGCGGGCCACATTCCTGGGGGACTGGTACAGCGTCAATTGGATGGAAGATTCAGACGTG GAGGATTTGACCAAAGAGACCCTCCACAAGCAGTACCAGGTGGTGAAATCCCACACCAACACCAGCCACGTCATGCAGTATGGGAACAAG tcCATCTCTGCCATGAAGCTGATGCAGTTTCAGGGTCTGAAACACAAAGCTAGCTCTCCCATCTCGCTGCCCCCCGTCAGTCGCCTTGATCTCACTCCAAGCCCCGAGGTGCCTCTCTCCATCATGAAAAGGAAGCTGATGAGCACCAACGATGTGCAGGAGGCCAGGCGTCTTGTCCAGAAGATTGACAGGCTTCTGGAG GCCATGAACATCATTGAGAAGTCAGTGCGGGAAATCGTCACCTTGGTCTCGGGCTCCGCTACCAAGGTGGACAGGCTCCTGTCCCAGAGAGCCCCGCTCACAAACCACGCATGCTACCAGAAGGCCGTGTCGCACTTCCGCTCACACTGCTTCAACTGGCACAACCCCACG
- the LGMN gene encoding legumain isoform X1 — MQNYVAERVDQEFRRHGFWSVASEYWISAGEFQGGRMIWEVTVLLSLVLGIAAVPLEDPEDGGKHWVVIVAGSQGWDNYRHQADACHAYQIVHRNGIPDEQVIVMMYDDIADSHQNPTPGIVINRPNGSDVYHGVPKDYTGENVTPENFLAVLRGDAEAVKGIGSGKVLKSGPKDHVFVYFTDHGATGILVFPDEELHVEDLNKTIRYMYEHKRYQKMVFYIEACESGSMMNHLPPDINVYATTAASPTEFSFACYYDDERATFLGDWYSVNWMEDSDVEDLTKETLHKQYQVVKSHTNTSHVMQYGNKSISAMKLMQFQGLKHKASSPISLPPVSRLDLTPSPEVPLSIMKRKLMSTNDVQEARRLVQKIDRLLEAMNIIEKSVREIVTLVSGSATKVDRLLSQRAPLTNHACYQKAVSHFRSHCFNWHNPTYEYALRRLYVLVNLCENPYPIDRIKLSMNKVCHGYY; from the exons ATGCAGAACTATGTAGCAGAAAGGGTGGACCAGGAATTCAGAAGGCACGGGTTCTGGTCTGTGGCCAGTGAATATTGG ATTTCTGCAGGGGAATTCCAAGGgggcaggatgatttgggaaGTCACTGTGTTGCTCAGCTTGGTCCTGGGAATTGCTGCTGTTCCCCTGGAGGACCCTGAGGATGGAGGCAAGCACTGGGTGGTGATTGTCGCAGGATCACAGGGCTGGGATAATTACAGGCACCAG GCAGATGCATGCCACGCCTACCAGATCGTTCACCGAAACGGGATCCCTGATGAGCAGGTCATCGTGATGATGTATGACGACATCGCCGACTCCCACCA GAATCCCACCCCAGGAATTGTGATCAACAGGCCCAACGGCTCAGACGTGTACCACGGGGTGCCGAAGGACTACACGGGCGAG AATGTCACCCCGGAGAATTTCCTTGCTGTGTTGAGAGGTGATGCAGAAGCAGTGAAGGGCATAGGATCTGGAAAGGTCTTAAAGAG TGGCCCCAAGGACCACGTGTTCGTTTACTTCACGGATCATGGAGCCACTGGGATACTGGTGTTTCCTGACGAAGAA CTTCATGTAGAGGACCTAAATAAGACCATCCGTTACATGTACGAACACAAGAGGTACCAAAAG ATGGTGTTCTACATTGAAGCCTGTGAGTCTGGGTCCATGATGAACCACCTGCCACCCGACATCAATG TTTATGCAACTACGGCTGCCAGCCCCACGGAGTTTTCCTTCGCCTGTTACTACGATGACGAGCGGGCCACATTCCTGGGGGACTGGTACAGCGTCAATTGGATGGAAGATTCAGACGTG GAGGATTTGACCAAAGAGACCCTCCACAAGCAGTACCAGGTGGTGAAATCCCACACCAACACCAGCCACGTCATGCAGTATGGGAACAAG tcCATCTCTGCCATGAAGCTGATGCAGTTTCAGGGTCTGAAACACAAAGCTAGCTCTCCCATCTCGCTGCCCCCCGTCAGTCGCCTTGATCTCACTCCAAGCCCCGAGGTGCCTCTCTCCATCATGAAAAGGAAGCTGATGAGCACCAACGATGTGCAGGAGGCCAGGCGTCTTGTCCAGAAGATTGACAGGCTTCTGGAG GCCATGAACATCATTGAGAAGTCAGTGCGGGAAATCGTCACCTTGGTCTCGGGCTCCGCTACCAAGGTGGACAGGCTCCTGTCCCAGAGAGCCCCGCTCACAAACCACGCATGCTACCAGAAGGCCGTGTCGCACTTCCGCTCACACTGCTTCAACTGGCACAACCCCACG